From one Bacillus sp. Marseille-P3661 genomic stretch:
- the gerQ gene encoding spore coat protein GerQ, translating into MANYNPYQAAMPYGQYGYPQYGFQPQAQPFQYPAGSQIPGAAPTPSAQTPVTATSPATPGMLPVEQSYIENILRLNKGKLATVYATFENNTEWNARIFRGIIEAAGRDHLILSDPQTGMRYLIPMIYLDYVTFDEEIEYEYPFTNGPGMATFQPR; encoded by the coding sequence ATGGCAAATTACAATCCTTATCAAGCAGCGATGCCTTACGGACAATATGGATATCCTCAATACGGGTTCCAACCACAAGCACAACCATTCCAATATCCAGCAGGTTCTCAAATTCCCGGAGCTGCGCCTACGCCTTCTGCTCAGACACCTGTAACTGCAACATCACCAGCCACTCCTGGGATGTTACCAGTAGAACAATCGTACATTGAGAATATTTTGAGATTAAACAAAGGTAAATTAGCAACAGTTTATGCAACGTTTGAAAACAATACAGAATGGAATGCAAGAATTTTTAGAGGTATTATCGAAGCTGCCGGTCGTGATCATCTCATTCTTAGCGATCCGCAAACAGGAATGCGTTACTTAATTCCAATGATTTATTTAGATTACGTAACATTTGACGAAGAAATTGAATATGAATATCCGTTTACAAACGGGCCAGGTATGGCTACGTTTCAACCTAGATAA
- a CDS encoding cell wall hydrolase: MAVVAHTEEDVKLLARLIRAEAEGDGNLGMLMVGNVGVNRVISNCLDFKDLRTLRQMIYQKPGGYEAVDKPYFYQRARESEIKLARQVIRGWKYHPATRSLWFFRPAGDCPATWFNQANTGRYKAHCYFAPTQADCPQVYY; this comes from the coding sequence ATGGCAGTAGTCGCCCACACAGAAGAAGATGTAAAACTTCTCGCTAGATTAATAAGGGCCGAAGCCGAGGGTGATGGAAACTTAGGGATGTTAATGGTTGGAAACGTTGGGGTGAACCGCGTCATTTCTAATTGTCTAGATTTCAAAGATTTAAGAACCCTTCGCCAAATGATCTATCAAAAACCAGGTGGTTATGAGGCGGTCGATAAGCCTTACTTTTACCAACGTGCTAGGGAAAGTGAAATAAAGCTGGCTCGTCAGGTTATTAGAGGATGGAAGTATCATCCTGCAACGAGATCACTTTGGTTTTTCAGACCAGCAGGAGATTGCCCTGCAACATGGTTTAATCAGGCAAATACGGGACGTTATAAAGCTCATTGCTACTTTGCACCTACTCAAGCTGACTGTCCTCAAGTTTATTATTAG
- the hemQ gene encoding hydrogen peroxide-dependent heme synthase, with protein MSEPAKTLEGWYCLHDFRTVNWTLWKTLSEGERQEAVAEFQAFLDKLNSKEAAKEGSHAFYTIVGQKADFMLMILRPTMEELNALENEFNKTTLADYLMPAHSYVSVVELSNYLPSDQDPYQSPEILARLYPILPKWKHVCFYPMDKRRQGDDNWYMLPMEERSKMMRSHGMIGRQYAGKVKQIITGSVGFDDWEWGVTLFAEDALQFKKLVYEMRFDEVSARFGEFGSFFVGNILKEEDVPTYFSLK; from the coding sequence GTGAGTGAACCAGCAAAAACGTTAGAAGGTTGGTATTGTTTACACGATTTCCGTACGGTGAATTGGACGCTATGGAAAACTCTTTCTGAAGGTGAACGCCAAGAAGCTGTTGCAGAATTCCAGGCATTTCTAGATAAGTTAAACAGCAAAGAAGCTGCAAAAGAAGGAAGCCATGCGTTCTATACAATTGTCGGTCAAAAAGCTGATTTCATGTTGATGATTCTTCGCCCAACAATGGAAGAATTAAATGCGCTTGAAAATGAATTTAATAAAACAACACTTGCAGACTATTTAATGCCTGCACATTCTTATGTGTCCGTTGTTGAGTTAAGCAACTATTTACCGTCAGATCAGGATCCATATCAAAGCCCTGAAATCCTAGCACGCTTGTATCCAATTTTACCGAAATGGAAACATGTATGTTTCTATCCAATGGACAAGCGTCGTCAAGGTGACGATAACTGGTATATGCTTCCGATGGAAGAGCGCAGTAAAATGATGCGTTCACATGGGATGATCGGTCGCCAATATGCTGGTAAAGTAAAACAAATCATTACAGGATCTGTTGGTTTCGACGATTGGGAATGGGGCGTTACACTATTCGCAGAAGATGCGCTTCAATTCAAAAAGCTTGTATATGAAATGCGTTTTGATGAAGTAAGTGCACGTTTTGGTGAATTTGGTTCATTCTTTGTCGGTAATATTTTAAAAGAAGAAGATGTACCTACATATTTTTCATTAAAATAG
- the pta gene encoding phosphate acetyltransferase, which produces MADLFTAVKEKVQGANKTIVFPEGTDERIVTAVSRLASEKVLSPILIGNEEEVQAKAATLNATLDNIQIIDPNTYSEMDALVNAFVERRKGKATESDARKILLDENYFGTMLVYTGKADGLVSGAAHSTADTVRPALQIIKTKQGVRKTSGVFIMARGDEKYVFADCAINPAPDSQDLAETAVVSAQTAALFDIDPRVAMLSFSTKGSAVTPETEKVVEALKLAKEMNPDLIIDGEFQFDAAFVPSVAEKKAPDSVIKGDAKVFIFPSLEAGNIGYKIAQRLGGFEAIGPILQGLNQPVNDLSRGCNAEDVYKLAIITAAQSL; this is translated from the coding sequence ATGGCTGATTTATTTACAGCAGTGAAAGAAAAAGTCCAAGGTGCGAATAAAACTATTGTTTTTCCAGAAGGAACAGATGAAAGAATTGTAACGGCGGTTAGTCGCTTAGCCTCTGAAAAGGTTCTTTCGCCAATTTTAATAGGGAATGAAGAAGAGGTTCAAGCAAAAGCTGCGACATTAAATGCTACATTAGATAATATCCAAATAATTGATCCGAACACATACTCAGAAATGGACGCGCTAGTTAATGCGTTTGTTGAGCGACGAAAAGGGAAAGCCACCGAGTCAGATGCCAGAAAAATTTTATTAGACGAGAATTATTTTGGAACCATGCTTGTTTATACAGGGAAAGCAGATGGGCTTGTTAGTGGTGCCGCCCATTCTACAGCAGATACCGTGCGCCCAGCATTACAAATTATTAAAACGAAGCAGGGTGTTCGCAAAACATCAGGCGTCTTTATAATGGCTCGTGGTGATGAAAAATACGTATTTGCAGATTGTGCGATCAATCCAGCACCAGATAGTCAGGATTTAGCAGAAACAGCTGTCGTTAGTGCGCAAACAGCTGCGTTATTTGATATCGACCCCCGTGTAGCCATGCTTAGCTTTTCAACTAAAGGATCTGCGGTAACACCTGAAACAGAAAAGGTAGTTGAGGCATTAAAGCTTGCAAAAGAAATGAATCCAGACTTAATCATTGACGGTGAATTTCAATTTGATGCCGCTTTTGTACCATCTGTTGCCGAAAAAAAGGCGCCGGATTCTGTGATAAAGGGCGATGCAAAAGTATTTATATTCCCAAGCTTAGAGGCAGGGAACATCGGTTATAAAATAGCACAGCGTCTAGGTGGATTTGAAGCCATTGGGCCAATATTGCAAGGGTTAAATCAGCCAGTTAACGATTTATCACGCGGTTGCAACGCAGAAGACGTTTATAAACTAGCGATTATAACAGCAGCGCAATCCTTGTAA
- a CDS encoding lipoate--protein ligase family protein, producing MSKINTLLTQKEWRFIDHSSLGLHFDPLQSFAYDDTFCSAVGSGQSPAVIRAWVHRPTIVLGIQDARLPYIDQGISFLKQSGYEVIVRNSGGLAVVLDEGILNLSLILPENQGSIEINRGYEAMWQLTQLMLAQYPVHIEAKEIVGSYCPGSYDLSIHNQKFAGISQRRLRNGVAVQIYLCVNGSGANRAELIREFYEHSIKNEPTKFIYPAIIPSTMASLSELLNEDLTIEKLMVHLLNTLKNLGSAITPSSLTHDELQIFEQYYDRIIKRNEKAW from the coding sequence ATGTCTAAAATCAACACATTATTAACCCAAAAAGAATGGCGCTTTATCGATCACTCAAGCTTAGGGCTACATTTTGATCCATTACAATCCTTTGCATACGATGATACGTTTTGTTCAGCTGTTGGCAGCGGACAATCACCTGCTGTGATTCGGGCCTGGGTTCACCGTCCGACCATTGTACTTGGCATACAAGATGCACGTCTTCCTTATATTGATCAAGGAATCTCTTTTTTAAAACAATCAGGCTATGAAGTTATCGTTCGCAATTCAGGTGGACTAGCGGTTGTTTTAGACGAAGGCATCCTTAACTTGTCACTCATTTTGCCGGAAAATCAAGGCTCGATTGAGATTAATCGGGGCTATGAAGCGATGTGGCAGCTGACTCAATTAATGTTGGCTCAATATCCCGTTCATATAGAAGCAAAAGAAATTGTCGGCTCCTACTGTCCTGGCAGCTATGATTTAAGCATACATAACCAAAAATTTGCCGGGATTTCACAACGAAGACTGCGGAATGGTGTTGCTGTTCAAATTTATCTTTGTGTTAATGGCAGCGGTGCAAACCGTGCTGAACTTATTAGAGAATTTTACGAGCATTCAATTAAAAACGAACCAACTAAATTTATATATCCTGCCATCATTCCTAGCACGATGGCGTCGTTATCTGAACTGCTAAACGAAGATCTAACAATAGAGAAATTGATGGTCCATTTATTAAACACGCTGAAAAATTTAGGTTCGGCAATTACACCCTCATCATTAACACATGATGAACTACAAATATTCGAACAGTATTATGACCGAATTATTAAAAGAAATGAAAAAGCATGGTAA
- a CDS encoding RsfA family transcriptional regulator — protein sequence MMIQRQDAWSEEDDLLLAETVLRHIREGSTQLNAFEEVGDRLNRTSAACGFRWNAVVRQDYMKAIALAKKQRKQRQRALGQKTKPLYTPPAPTLSFETAEEFMLEKDPEIIEQSVAYQPPVKDAPVSLSIDDVIYFLKNLGKNDVQSESLKQENDRLKKENQSLSEDIESLKAQVERTEKEFDMIQQDYQSLVKIMDRARKLVLFEDEEKPANTFKMDKNGNLERIAK from the coding sequence ATGATGATTCAAAGGCAAGATGCTTGGTCAGAGGAAGATGATTTACTATTAGCCGAAACCGTACTGCGTCACATTCGTGAAGGTAGCACACAATTAAATGCATTCGAGGAAGTCGGTGATCGACTTAACCGAACATCGGCTGCGTGTGGTTTCCGTTGGAATGCGGTAGTAAGACAAGATTATATGAAAGCAATTGCATTAGCTAAAAAACAACGCAAACAAAGACAACGTGCTTTAGGACAAAAAACAAAGCCGTTGTATACACCACCGGCTCCAACCCTTTCTTTTGAAACTGCTGAGGAATTTATGTTGGAAAAGGATCCAGAGATTATTGAACAATCGGTTGCCTACCAACCACCTGTAAAAGACGCACCCGTTTCTTTATCGATTGATGATGTTATTTATTTCTTAAAAAATCTAGGTAAAAATGATGTTCAATCTGAAAGCTTAAAACAAGAAAATGATAGATTAAAGAAAGAAAACCAGTCTTTATCAGAGGATATCGAAAGCTTAAAAGCCCAAGTTGAGCGTACAGAAAAAGAATTCGATATGATTCAACAAGATTATCAATCACTCGTTAAAATCATGGATCGCGCTCGAAAATTAGTATTATTTGAGGATGAAGAGAAACCGGCAAACACCTTTAAAATGGATAAAAACGGGAACTTGGAGCGTATTGCAAAATAA
- a CDS encoding DUF1450 domain-containing protein → MSSNEFRVCDDCQATNLKTLIPRLKKVDPDAKIEIGCQSYCGPGRKKSFAFVNNRPISAPNEDDLIVKIEKKIK, encoded by the coding sequence GTGTCTAGTAATGAGTTTAGAGTTTGTGATGATTGTCAGGCGACTAATTTGAAAACGTTGATTCCAAGGCTGAAGAAAGTTGATCCTGATGCAAAGATTGAAATTGGCTGTCAGTCTTATTGTGGCCCTGGCCGTAAGAAGTCATTTGCTTTTGTAAATAACCGTCCAATTTCAGCACCAAATGAAGATGATTTAATTGTGAAGATTGAGAAAAAAATAAAATAG
- a CDS encoding HD domain-containing protein has protein sequence MVYVNEKLDEEKVFKDPVHRYVHVRDKLIWDLIGTSEFQRLRRIRQLGTSFFTFHGAEHSRFNHSLGVYEIIRRIIEIFQGREHWDDDERLLCLAAALLHDVGHGPFSHSFEKVFQLDHEEWTRAIIVGDTEINKVLHNVGDDFPEKVADVIGKTYKNKLVVSMISSQIDADRMDYLQRDAFYTGVSYGHFDMERILRVMRPTEDQVVIKKSGMHAVEDYIMSRYQMYWQVYFHPVTRSAEVILSKILHRAKKLYEEGYQFSIEPTHFYSLFNGKVSLKDYLSLDESVMLFFFQNWMSEKDPILKDLCARFMNRRLFKYIEFNPNNSYLKLMELMKLFNEAGIDTEYYLVVDSSSDLPYDFYRPGEEGERIPIYLMAPKGELRELSRESEIVESISGKKRTDHKLYFPQERIEGLPDSDVKRKIQEILQGWEMS, from the coding sequence ATGGTCTATGTTAATGAAAAACTGGATGAGGAGAAGGTTTTTAAAGACCCTGTTCATCGTTACGTTCATGTTCGGGATAAATTAATTTGGGATTTAATAGGTACATCTGAGTTTCAACGTCTTCGCAGAATTCGACAGCTAGGAACGTCTTTTTTTACGTTTCATGGTGCAGAGCATAGCCGCTTTAATCATTCTTTAGGTGTATACGAAATCATTCGACGTATCATTGAAATTTTTCAAGGAAGAGAACATTGGGATGATGACGAACGTCTATTATGCTTGGCGGCTGCGCTTTTACATGATGTTGGCCATGGGCCTTTTTCTCATTCGTTTGAAAAGGTTTTTCAGCTTGACCATGAGGAATGGACAAGAGCGATCATTGTGGGGGATACCGAAATTAATAAGGTATTGCACAATGTTGGCGATGATTTCCCGGAAAAAGTGGCTGATGTAATTGGTAAAACTTATAAAAACAAGCTTGTTGTAAGTATGATTTCGAGTCAAATTGATGCGGATCGTATGGATTACTTGCAGCGTGATGCTTTTTATACCGGGGTTAGCTATGGGCATTTTGATATGGAACGAATCCTCAGAGTCATGCGACCTACAGAAGATCAAGTTGTGATTAAGAAAAGCGGAATGCACGCGGTTGAGGATTATATTATGAGCCGCTATCAAATGTACTGGCAGGTATATTTTCATCCAGTAACGCGCAGTGCAGAAGTGATATTGTCTAAAATTCTTCATCGCGCGAAAAAGCTGTATGAAGAAGGCTATCAATTTAGTATTGAGCCTACCCATTTCTACTCATTATTTAATGGAAAAGTTAGTTTAAAAGACTACTTGTCGCTTGATGAGTCTGTCATGCTATTCTTTTTCCAAAACTGGATGAGCGAAAAGGATCCAATTTTAAAGGATTTGTGTGCTCGATTTATGAATCGCAGACTTTTTAAGTATATAGAATTTAATCCAAATAATAGTTATTTAAAGTTAATGGAATTAATGAAGTTGTTTAACGAAGCTGGCATTGATACGGAATATTATTTAGTCGTGGATTCATCTTCGGATTTACCATACGATTTTTATCGACCTGGTGAAGAAGGCGAACGAATTCCGATTTACTTAATGGCGCCAAAAGGTGAACTTCGAGAGCTATCGAGAGAGTCGGAAATCGTTGAATCGATTTCAGGGAAAAAGCGGACCGATCATAAGCTTTATTTTCCTCAGGAACGTATTGAAGGTCTTCCTGATAGTGATGTTAAGCGTAAAATACAAGAAATATTGCAAGGATGGGAGATGTCCTAA
- a CDS encoding YwgA family protein, with protein MLQDHAKLMKVFADAGEIIGRKKLQKMIYIAKKLQFPFNEKYNFHFFGPYSEELTLRIEELENLGFLNEVKEKKGGYVQYRYTLTDEGEKFLSHFQVDMPLLPNCVTDMNEQSSRFLELVSTVLYFEDLPKEQVQEKVFTLKSKQRYTEDEIDQAYAYIYGLREQTKSAKLV; from the coding sequence GTGTTACAGGATCACGCCAAATTGATGAAGGTATTTGCAGATGCAGGAGAAATCATCGGCAGAAAAAAACTTCAGAAGATGATTTATATTGCTAAAAAACTTCAGTTTCCTTTTAACGAAAAATATAATTTCCATTTTTTTGGCCCGTATTCCGAGGAGTTAACATTACGGATAGAGGAGCTTGAAAATCTTGGGTTTCTTAATGAGGTAAAAGAAAAGAAAGGCGGCTATGTTCAATATCGGTATACGTTAACGGATGAAGGCGAAAAGTTTTTAAGCCACTTTCAAGTGGACATGCCACTTTTACCAAACTGTGTGACGGATATGAATGAGCAAAGCTCGCGGTTTTTAGAGCTTGTTTCAACAGTTTTATATTTTGAAGATTTGCCAAAGGAACAGGTACAAGAAAAGGTGTTTACGTTAAAAAGCAAGCAGCGTTATACCGAAGATGAAATAGATCAGGCATATGCATATATATATGGGTTACGTGAGCAAACCAAATCGGCTAAGCTTGTTTAA
- a CDS encoding 2-hydroxymuconate tautomerase — translation MPYVTVKMLEGRTDDQKRALAEKVTAAVAETTGAPKENIHVIIEEMAKNNHSVAGTLSSDK, via the coding sequence ATGCCTTATGTAACAGTAAAAATGCTAGAAGGTCGTACAGATGACCAAAAGAGAGCTCTTGCAGAAAAAGTAACTGCTGCAGTAGCTGAAACTACAGGTGCGCCGAAAGAAAATATTCACGTTATCATTGAAGAAATGGCAAAGAATAATCATTCTGTAGCCGGCACACTTTCTAGCGACAAATAA
- a CDS encoding YwhD family protein translates to MEKKKGLGFNIIKNDSTDGHGGYGVGAVSLNNVTPVIVDPENKEAYIEMGAMHARSVVEKGIKFSANRDDVPNGTTYWLVWVTVNRKQEGPFYHGVTACELVVDREARRGYKSMPEHVNNMDRSLKGRFIVDKMDAESKKLLAEFLKNHNAEMWELSDDVLKDSLAQ, encoded by the coding sequence TTGGAAAAAAAGAAGGGGTTAGGTTTTAACATTATAAAAAACGATTCTACTGATGGACATGGTGGATACGGTGTTGGAGCAGTTAGTTTAAATAATGTTACACCAGTTATCGTAGATCCTGAAAATAAAGAAGCATATATCGAAATGGGAGCTATGCATGCGCGAAGTGTGGTAGAAAAGGGAATTAAGTTCTCAGCAAATCGTGACGATGTTCCGAATGGTACAACATATTGGCTTGTGTGGGTGACGGTAAATAGAAAACAAGAGGGGCCATTCTATCATGGCGTGACAGCATGTGAGTTAGTAGTGGACCGTGAAGCTCGTCGCGGCTACAAATCTATGCCAGAGCATGTAAATAACATGGACCGTTCTTTAAAAGGAAGATTTATAGTCGATAAAATGGATGCTGAATCAAAAAAGTTGTTAGCCGAGTTTCTAAAAAATCACAATGCAGAAATGTGGGAGCTTTCGGATGATGTACTAAAGGATTCTCTAGCACAATAG
- a CDS encoding transglycosylase domain-containing protein, whose protein sequence is MELITEERIQKTWKWLRALFVIGMILLIFFLICAGTLFSYGIIKGPPPLTVPQTTIFFATDEETVIGESSHNGENRYWVPLSEISKEAIQATIAIEDRKFYEHFGFDIKRIIGAIIADIKAMAKVQGASTITQQYARNLFLEHDKTWNRKFQEALYTIRLETNYTKDQILEGYLNTIYYGHGAYGIEAAANHYFGKHAKDLTLSEATMLAGIPKAPSYYSPLKDERKAKTRQKIVLQSMLVNNAIPSEKVDTAFNTELTYVTNSNVEQKQLAPYFQDAVKQALKDVVKLDDRTIELGGLRVYTTLNPDIQKAAEEQVATIMNPESDIQTSVVVMEPTTGKVRALIGGRDYSESPYNRAIQAERMPGSTFKPFLYYAALENGFTPSTIMRSEPMSFTYDEGRAVYQPDNFNNYYANDFITMAQALALSDNIYAVKTHMFLGPEKLIETAKSLGISSELLPVPSLALGTSSVKMIDMVKGYSIIANGGKNVEPVYIEKVVDHTGEVIYEYEPQQQQILDPALSFVTAHLMTGMFDPSLNDYTSITGSSILSKLTRPYAGKSGTTTTDSWMIGFTPQLVTGVWIGYDRDQTIDKVAERTYAKRIWAGTMEESLKSEPALGFRPPKGVVPRYIDPKNGLLATNDCPNRRLAFYAEGTEPTEYCAVHIHDEEQTSHPNEIPVEDDGKEGFLEKLFKWW, encoded by the coding sequence ATGGAACTCATTACAGAGGAAAGGATTCAAAAAACATGGAAGTGGCTACGTGCACTTTTTGTAATTGGTATGATCCTATTAATCTTTTTTCTAATTTGCGCAGGTACATTGTTTTCTTATGGAATTATAAAAGGACCCCCACCGCTTACTGTTCCTCAAACAACAATCTTTTTTGCTACCGACGAGGAAACTGTGATAGGTGAAAGCAGCCATAATGGCGAGAATCGATATTGGGTTCCATTAAGTGAAATTTCCAAAGAGGCCATTCAAGCCACAATCGCAATTGAGGATCGAAAGTTTTATGAGCATTTCGGTTTTGATATTAAGCGAATTATCGGTGCCATTATTGCTGATATAAAAGCAATGGCTAAAGTGCAGGGTGCTAGCACGATTACACAGCAATACGCCCGTAATTTATTTTTGGAACATGATAAAACATGGAATCGGAAATTTCAAGAAGCACTTTATACGATACGCCTTGAAACGAACTATACAAAAGATCAAATACTAGAGGGTTATTTGAACACAATATACTACGGGCATGGCGCGTATGGAATTGAGGCAGCTGCAAACCATTATTTTGGAAAGCATGCAAAAGATTTAACGTTAAGTGAAGCGACAATGCTAGCGGGTATCCCGAAAGCTCCAAGCTATTATTCACCGCTTAAAGATGAACGGAAAGCAAAAACCCGTCAGAAAATTGTACTGCAATCGATGCTGGTGAATAATGCAATTCCAAGTGAAAAAGTCGATACTGCATTTAATACAGAATTAACGTATGTTACAAACTCAAACGTTGAGCAAAAGCAGCTAGCACCGTATTTTCAAGATGCTGTTAAACAAGCTTTAAAAGACGTTGTAAAATTGGATGACCGTACGATTGAATTAGGTGGACTCCGTGTTTATACAACGTTAAATCCTGATATTCAAAAAGCTGCTGAAGAACAAGTTGCAACAATTATGAATCCTGAATCTGATATTCAAACTTCGGTTGTCGTAATGGAACCGACAACAGGTAAGGTTCGGGCCTTAATTGGCGGACGTGATTACAGCGAAAGCCCTTATAATCGAGCCATTCAAGCAGAACGGATGCCCGGCTCAACTTTTAAACCGTTTTTATATTATGCAGCGCTAGAAAATGGCTTTACTCCTTCTACGATTATGCGCAGTGAACCAATGAGCTTTACCTATGACGAAGGCCGTGCTGTTTATCAGCCTGATAATTTTAACAATTATTATGCAAATGACTTTATTACAATGGCCCAAGCCCTTGCTTTATCAGATAATATTTATGCTGTAAAAACCCATATGTTTTTGGGCCCTGAAAAGCTAATCGAAACCGCAAAGTCTTTAGGTATTAGTAGTGAGTTATTACCTGTACCATCACTTGCATTAGGTACATCTTCAGTCAAAATGATTGATATGGTTAAAGGGTATAGCATCATTGCAAACGGCGGTAAAAATGTTGAACCTGTTTATATTGAAAAAGTGGTGGATCATACCGGAGAAGTCATTTACGAATATGAGCCTCAACAGCAGCAAATTTTAGATCCAGCTTTATCGTTCGTAACAGCACACCTAATGACAGGCATGTTCGATCCAAGTTTAAATGATTATACTTCAATAACAGGCAGCTCGATTTTAAGCAAATTAACACGACCATACGCCGGAAAGTCTGGAACAACGACAACTGATAGCTGGATGATCGGTTTCACACCGCAGCTAGTAACCGGTGTTTGGATTGGTTATGACCGTGATCAAACGATTGACAAGGTCGCGGAACGCACTTACGCCAAGCGCATCTGGGCAGGTACAATGGAGGAGTCTTTAAAAAGTGAACCGGCCCTCGGATTCCGGCCACCAAAGGGTGTAGTTCCGCGTTATATCGACCCTAAAAATGGACTTCTAGCCACAAATGATTGTCCAAACCGCAGACTTGCCTTTTATGCAGAAGGCACGGAACCAACTGAATATTGTGCCGTACATATTCATGATGAGGAGCAAACTAGTCATCCTAATGAGATACCAGTTGAGGATGATGGTAAGGAAGGTTTCCTCGAGAAGTTATTTAAGTGGTGGTAG
- the speE gene encoding spermidine synthase, with protein sequence MELWFTEKQTESFGITVKIKQTLHTEQTEFQKLDMVETEEFGNMLLLDGMVMTTEKDEFVYHEMVAHVPLFTHPNPENVLVVGGGDGGVIREILKHPSVKKATLVDIDGKVIEYSKKFLPSIAGELDNPRVDVQVGDGFMHIAESDNKYDVIMVDSTEPVGPAVNLFTKGFYAGIAKALKEDGLFVAQTDNPWFKADLIRDVQRDVREIFPITRLYIANIPTYPSGMWTFALGSKRYDPLEVAEDRFHEIDTKYYTKELHKAAFVLPRFVQDLTK encoded by the coding sequence ATGGAATTATGGTTCACTGAAAAACAAACAGAAAGCTTTGGTATTACGGTGAAGATCAAGCAGACTTTACATACAGAGCAAACTGAATTTCAAAAGCTAGATATGGTTGAAACCGAAGAGTTTGGGAATATGCTGCTTTTAGACGGAATGGTTATGACAACTGAGAAAGATGAGTTTGTTTACCACGAGATGGTGGCGCATGTGCCATTATTTACGCACCCTAATCCAGAAAATGTGCTTGTTGTAGGCGGTGGCGACGGTGGTGTTATTCGGGAAATTTTAAAGCATCCAAGTGTAAAAAAAGCAACGCTTGTTGATATCGATGGCAAGGTTATTGAATACTCAAAGAAATTCTTGCCTAGTATTGCGGGTGAATTGGACAATCCACGTGTTGATGTTCAAGTCGGTGACGGTTTTATGCACATAGCTGAAAGTGATAATAAATATGACGTGATAATGGTTGATTCAACAGAGCCAGTTGGACCGGCAGTAAATTTATTTACAAAGGGCTTTTATGCAGGTATTGCAAAAGCATTGAAAGAAGACGGGTTATTTGTTGCGCAAACCGACAATCCTTGGTTCAAAGCGGATTTAATTCGTGATGTGCAAAGAGATGTTCGCGAAATTTTCCCAATCACACGTTTATACATTGCGAACATTCCGACCTATCCAAGTGGCATGTGGACGTTTGCGTTAGGTTCAAAAAGGTATGATCCATTGGAAGTCGCTGAAGACCGTTTCCATGAGATTGATACAAAGTATTATACGAAAGAACTACATAAAGCGGCATTTGTTTTACCGCGCTTTGTCCAAGATTTAACGAAATAA